A stretch of Paucidesulfovibrio gracilis DSM 16080 DNA encodes these proteins:
- a CDS encoding type II toxin-antitoxin system ParD family antitoxin gives MQKNTSVTLGPHFDNFISNQVKEGRFNSASEAIRAGLRLLEEREAKVKALQLALIEGEKSGIASYSLEKLSAELGD, from the coding sequence ATGCAAAAAAATACCAGCGTCACGCTCGGACCGCATTTCGACAATTTCATTAGCAACCAAGTGAAGGAAGGGCGTTTCAACTCTGCCAGCGAAGCGATCCGCGCAGGGTTGCGTCTCCTTGAGGAGCGCGAAGCAAAAGTTAAAGCACTTCAACTCGCACTCATTGAAGGTGAGAAGAGCGGCATTGCTAGTTACTCTTTGGAGAAGTTGTCTGCCGAGTTGGGCGACTAG
- a CDS encoding type II toxin-antitoxin system RelE/ParE family toxin codes for MQFQLTNKAYADLKSIAKYTQTTWGVAQRKEYLSRLDQSFHLIAENVGIGRNCDHIREGYFSHPVGKHLVFYRVEDETVTIVRILHQSMNVERQL; via the coding sequence ATGCAATTTCAGCTTACCAACAAGGCGTATGCCGACCTCAAAAGTATTGCCAAGTACACGCAAACGACTTGGGGTGTTGCCCAACGCAAAGAGTATCTGTCTCGGCTGGACCAGTCATTTCACTTAATCGCGGAAAATGTCGGTATCGGCAGAAATTGTGACCATATCAGAGAAGGGTATTTCAGCCACCCTGTGGGCAAGCATCTGGTCTTCTATCGTGTTGAAGACGAGACAGTGACTATCGTCAGAATCCTGCATCAGAGCATGAATGTGGAACGCCAGTTGTAA
- a CDS encoding CopG family ribbon-helix-helix protein, giving the protein MSVQSTSFRTDPETLSTLDQIAKDMGRSRNWIMNKAIQDFIEYQSWFKRQVEEGIRAADNGEFASDEEVEAVFKRFGA; this is encoded by the coding sequence ATGTCAGTGCAAAGCACAAGTTTCCGCACCGATCCCGAAACGTTGTCGACCTTGGACCAGATTGCCAAGGATATGGGTAGAAGCCGCAATTGGATCATGAACAAAGCGATCCAGGACTTCATCGAATACCAGTCGTGGTTCAAGCGACAGGTCGAGGAGGGGATCAGAGCCGCAGATAACGGCGAGTTTGCCTCTGACGAAGAGGTTGAAGCAGTTTTTAAGCGATTCGGTGCCTAG
- a CDS encoding type II toxin-antitoxin system RelE/ParE family toxin, translated as MPRWTKPAQRDLQAQLEYIERENPNVVSRIAVQIKKATESLDSFPQIGRDGVVDGTQELVIPRLPFDCVYREQGGQVEILRLLHERMQWPILSNREGR; from the coding sequence ATGCCTAGATGGACAAAGCCCGCTCAACGGGATTTACAAGCACAGTTGGAATATATCGAACGAGAGAACCCGAATGTGGTGAGCAGGATCGCGGTTCAGATCAAGAAAGCAACGGAGTCTTTGGACTCGTTCCCGCAGATAGGTCGAGATGGAGTCGTAGACGGGACACAGGAACTTGTCATTCCTCGTCTGCCGTTCGATTGCGTATACCGGGAACAGGGTGGGCAGGTTGAGATTCTTCGATTGCTCCATGAGCGGATGCAATGGCCCATCCTATCGAATCGAGAAGGTCGGTGA
- a CDS encoding radical SAM/SPASM domain-containing protein → MDDVKRRLVTDPRYRAGIEACLEHPTVLIAPTNFCNFACDYCSTKDVSNKKVNMDLALVESIVDQCVQHGWNFSFGQTYEPFLHPRINAIIAYVHGKGRRFNSPTNALAIHGDAYDLPMNLTISYSATESDYRYRNSKISYVDYRDKVLGFIRYRIDHGVPGVIALQIADYSIFNGDLTYSRSIHEIGPIFEKTVQTMRHLGLATDVDEDAWRQRIAARAPLVLHEAGDTKIQVAPTKILPNTYEAFTEMPEVSERKGYCDSCYTMMSIQADGTVAFCCCDPSAKVVAGSITAETDLQEFWLGEAMSEIRRSFLGYTPKHDFCVQCLHNVTENTKPLLTVRNPALVAEILTDYGISGNLPWFTFPK, encoded by the coding sequence ATGGATGATGTCAAAAGACGGCTGGTGACGGATCCCCGCTACAGAGCCGGTATTGAAGCGTGTCTGGAGCACCCGACGGTGTTGATCGCTCCGACGAATTTCTGCAATTTTGCATGTGACTATTGTTCTACGAAAGATGTTTCGAACAAAAAGGTCAATATGGATTTGGCCCTCGTCGAAAGCATTGTTGACCAATGTGTGCAGCATGGTTGGAATTTCAGTTTCGGGCAGACCTATGAACCGTTTTTGCATCCACGGATCAATGCAATAATCGCCTATGTGCATGGCAAGGGCAGGCGCTTCAACTCTCCCACGAATGCCTTGGCGATACATGGCGATGCTTATGATCTTCCAATGAATCTGACCATAAGCTACAGCGCTACGGAAAGCGATTACCGCTACAGAAACAGCAAGATTTCATATGTTGATTATCGGGACAAGGTTCTTGGATTCATTCGGTATCGTATCGATCATGGCGTACCGGGCGTGATTGCGTTGCAGATTGCCGATTACAGCATCTTCAACGGCGATTTGACCTACAGCAGAAGCATTCATGAAATCGGGCCGATATTTGAAAAAACCGTGCAAACGATGCGGCACCTCGGTCTAGCCACGGATGTTGACGAGGACGCGTGGCGGCAAAGGATTGCAGCAAGAGCGCCGCTTGTATTGCACGAGGCGGGGGACACGAAGATTCAGGTTGCCCCGACGAAAATACTGCCCAACACCTACGAGGCGTTTACCGAGATGCCTGAGGTTTCCGAGAGAAAAGGATACTGCGATTCCTGCTATACGATGATGTCGATCCAGGCCGACGGGACCGTGGCCTTTTGCTGTTGTGATCCTTCCGCGAAAGTGGTTGCCGGGTCCATTACCGCGGAAACGGATCTCCAGGAATTCTGGCTCGGGGAAGCAATGTCGGAGATTCGTCGATCCTTTTTGGGATATACGCCGAAGCATGATTTTTGTGTGCAGTGCCTGCACAACGTCACGGAAAACACAAAGCCGCTGTTGACGGTCAGGAATCCTGCTTTGGTGGCGGAAATCCTGACGGATTACGGCATTTCGGGGAATCTACCCTGGTTCACGTTTCCCAAGTAG
- a CDS encoding YkgJ family cysteine cluster protein, giving the protein MKRENASSSGRVCEKTTGSGGHVPREAVLATDAEDMREALARRVTEECGQTFVAALCSGPDVATLHRVMDEMYADLERILTKEPFDPPLACARGCSYCCYNQISLTPPEALHLGLYVLERYRGEEAEALTRRVDDVLRRIRGKSRAELGTMRHELPCPFLEDGACAVHPARPLVCRGWNSVNAEQCRQANVNADPMTMIENHALPRELAEAMQLGLLRGSQACGKEAGFLVITRAVKLMQEVGLAECARAWLAGEPFFARQHPW; this is encoded by the coding sequence ATGAAACGTGAAAATGCTTCGTCTTCTGGTCGTGTTTGCGAAAAAACGACGGGTTCCGGCGGTCATGTTCCCCGTGAAGCCGTGCTTGCGACCGATGCCGAAGACATGCGCGAGGCCTTGGCTCGCAGGGTGACCGAGGAATGCGGCCAGACGTTTGTTGCCGCGCTTTGCTCCGGGCCGGACGTGGCAACGCTGCACCGGGTTATGGACGAGATGTACGCGGACCTGGAAAGGATTCTGACCAAAGAGCCGTTCGATCCTCCCCTGGCTTGCGCTCGAGGCTGCAGCTATTGCTGTTATAATCAAATTTCCCTGACGCCGCCGGAAGCGCTTCATCTGGGGTTGTATGTTCTGGAACGGTATCGGGGGGAGGAAGCCGAGGCGCTGACGCGTCGTGTGGATGACGTGTTGCGGCGCATCCGGGGAAAAAGCCGTGCCGAACTGGGGACCATGCGCCATGAACTGCCGTGTCCGTTTTTGGAAGACGGTGCCTGCGCCGTTCACCCGGCCCGGCCCCTGGTGTGCAGGGGCTGGAATTCCGTGAACGCGGAGCAGTGTCGACAGGCCAATGTGAATGCCGACCCTATGACCATGATCGAAAATCACGCCTTGCCGCGGGAGCTGGCCGAGGCCATGCAGCTTGGGCTTTTGCGGGGATCCCAGGCTTGCGGCAAGGAGGCCGGTTTTCTGGTCATCACCCGGGCCGTAAAGCTGATGCAGGAGGTTGGGCTGGCGGAATGTGCACGAGCCTGGCTTGCCGGGGAGCCGTTTTTCGCCCGGCAGCATCCTTGGTAG
- a CDS encoding amino acid ABC transporter ATP-binding protein, which yields MIKIQDLHKSFGDLEVLKGIDLTVNKGEVVCIIGPSGSGKSTVLRCINKLEEPTSGTVVVDGHDIMAPKTNINYVRTEAGMVFQQFNLFPHMNVLANVTLGPIKVRGMRRAEADKLGLELLEKVGLADKARNYPEQLSGGQKQRVAIARSLALQPRVMLFDEPTSALDPELVGEVLEVMKQLAEEGMTMVVVTHEMHFAREVADRVIFIDQGVIQEENEPEAFFANPQNPRLRDFLGKVQLTC from the coding sequence ATGATCAAAATACAAGACCTGCACAAAAGCTTCGGCGACCTGGAAGTGCTCAAAGGCATCGACCTGACCGTGAACAAGGGCGAAGTGGTCTGCATCATCGGCCCGTCCGGGTCCGGCAAGTCCACGGTGCTGCGGTGTATCAATAAGCTGGAGGAACCCACCTCCGGCACGGTGGTGGTGGACGGCCACGACATCATGGCCCCCAAGACCAACATCAACTATGTGCGTACCGAAGCGGGCATGGTTTTTCAGCAATTCAACCTCTTTCCGCACATGAATGTTCTCGCCAACGTGACCCTCGGTCCCATCAAGGTCCGGGGCATGCGCCGGGCCGAGGCCGACAAGCTCGGCTTGGAATTGCTGGAAAAAGTGGGACTGGCCGACAAAGCGCGAAATTACCCGGAACAGCTTTCCGGCGGACAAAAACAGCGAGTGGCCATTGCGCGCTCCCTGGCATTGCAACCGCGCGTGATGCTCTTTGACGAGCCGACCAGCGCCCTGGACCCCGAGCTTGTGGGCGAGGTGCTGGAGGTCATGAAGCAGCTGGCCGAGGAAGGCATGACCATGGTCGTGGTCACGCATGAGATGCACTTTGCCCGCGAAGTGGCGGATCGGGTCATTTTCATCGACCAAGGCGTGATTCAGGAAGAAAACGAGCCGGAGGCGTTCTTTGCCAATCCGCAAAATCCCCGCCTGCGGGACTTCCTGGGCAAGGTACAGCTAACCTGTTGA
- a CDS encoding amino acid ABC transporter permease, producing the protein MAFQFEPRVVVDTLPMLTRGLELTIYITIGGLAFGFLLGALFGLMKLSRNILIRKLAGFYVETIRGTPMLVQAMFLYFGVPMALGMRIPPLVAGIIVIAVNSGAYIAEIVRGAVQSINPGQMEAARSIGLRRGQAMLYVVWPQAFKRMIPPLGNQFIISLKDTSLLMVIGVGELLRTGQEIVAVNFRAFEVYLAVAIMYLAMTMSISWALRRLERRLQIQTR; encoded by the coding sequence ATGGCATTTCAATTTGAACCCCGCGTCGTGGTGGACACCCTGCCCATGCTTACGCGCGGGCTCGAACTGACCATCTACATCACCATCGGCGGATTGGCCTTCGGCTTCCTGCTCGGCGCCCTGTTCGGACTCATGAAACTTTCGCGCAATATTCTGATCCGAAAGCTTGCCGGATTTTATGTGGAAACCATACGCGGCACCCCCATGCTGGTACAGGCCATGTTCCTCTATTTCGGCGTTCCCATGGCCCTGGGCATGCGCATCCCGCCCCTTGTGGCAGGCATCATCGTCATTGCGGTGAACTCCGGGGCATACATCGCGGAAATCGTCCGCGGCGCTGTGCAGTCCATCAACCCGGGGCAAATGGAAGCGGCCCGCTCCATTGGGTTGCGCCGCGGGCAGGCCATGCTCTATGTGGTCTGGCCCCAGGCCTTTAAACGCATGATTCCGCCCCTGGGCAACCAGTTCATCATCAGCCTCAAGGACACCTCCCTGCTCATGGTCATCGGCGTGGGCGAGCTGCTGCGGACCGGCCAGGAAATCGTGGCTGTGAACTTCCGCGCCTTTGAAGTCTATCTCGCCGTGGCCATCATGTATCTGGCCATGACCATGTCCATTTCCTGGGCGCTGCGCCGACTGGAGCGCCGCCTGCAAATCCAGACCCGCTAG
- the glnH gene encoding glutamine ABC transporter substrate-binding protein GlnH codes for MKRIVTLLLSAALLISAATAFAGPLVVATDTNFPPFEFKDPTTGDHTGFDVELWDAIAKEMGLEYSLQPMDFNGIIPGLQSGQLDVGIAGMTIKPERAKVVDFSDPYYNAGLLVLVKSDNTDINGIEDLNGRVVSTKTGTTSEDYVKAHAQAKEVKLFPNNDAMFMELLTGGADAVVFDSPVIADFMNKAGQGQVKVVGPLYQGQSYGIAFPKGSTELVQKVNAALAELRENGSYRELYLKWFHTEPK; via the coding sequence ATGAAACGCATCGTCACCCTGCTGCTCTCCGCCGCGCTGTTGATCAGCGCCGCCACCGCCTTTGCCGGCCCGCTCGTCGTGGCCACCGACACCAACTTCCCCCCGTTTGAATTCAAAGATCCCACCACCGGCGATCATACCGGATTCGACGTGGAACTGTGGGACGCCATCGCCAAGGAAATGGGCCTGGAATACTCCCTGCAGCCCATGGACTTCAACGGCATCATCCCCGGCCTGCAGTCCGGCCAGCTGGACGTGGGCATCGCGGGCATGACCATCAAGCCCGAGCGCGCCAAGGTCGTGGACTTCTCTGATCCTTACTACAATGCCGGCCTGCTCGTGCTCGTCAAGTCCGACAACACCGACATCAACGGCATTGAAGACCTCAACGGCAGGGTCGTGTCCACCAAGACCGGCACCACCTCCGAGGACTACGTCAAGGCCCACGCCCAGGCCAAGGAAGTCAAGCTCTTCCCCAACAACGACGCCATGTTCATGGAACTGCTCACCGGCGGCGCCGATGCCGTGGTCTTCGACTCCCCGGTCATCGCCGACTTCATGAACAAGGCCGGTCAGGGCCAGGTCAAGGTCGTTGGTCCGCTGTACCAGGGACAGTCCTACGGCATCGCCTTCCCCAAGGGCAGCACCGAACTCGTCCAGAAAGTCAATGCGGCCCTGGCGGAACTGCGTGAAAACGGCTCCTACCGCGAACTGTACCTCAAGTGGTTCCACACCGAACCCAAATAG
- a CDS encoding nitroreductase family protein, with product MDLLIDAQRCIGCGECVQDCPVGILTLESGRPEVIPERKEHCIACQHCLAVCPTAALSIFGVDPDKSLPLPEGLPEQSQMERLLLGRRSVRRFKPDRVHPADIDRVLAPLAASPTGRNNRDMVLTLVDDPDVMQQYRKLTYHGLELAANGDRIPEHLAFLAKFPEQWSQGRDLIYRNAPHMLVVSALEDGPTPEADCFILLSQFDLLAPTAGLGTLWCGFAHMAMRVVPELPMALQLPDGYRPMYVMLFGYPAVRYHRTVQRESFPIRRLRLTGR from the coding sequence ATGGATTTGCTCATTGACGCACAACGCTGCATCGGTTGCGGCGAATGTGTCCAGGACTGTCCTGTAGGAATTCTGACGCTGGAATCCGGACGGCCTGAGGTGATTCCGGAACGGAAAGAACACTGCATCGCCTGCCAGCACTGCCTGGCGGTCTGCCCTACGGCCGCCCTGTCCATATTCGGCGTGGACCCGGACAAGAGCCTGCCCCTCCCGGAAGGCCTGCCCGAACAGAGCCAGATGGAGCGGCTCCTGCTCGGACGGCGCAGCGTCCGCCGCTTTAAGCCGGACCGGGTTCACCCGGCCGACATTGACCGGGTTCTCGCTCCCCTGGCCGCCAGTCCCACGGGCCGCAACAACCGGGACATGGTCCTGACCCTGGTGGACGACCCGGACGTGATGCAACAATACCGCAAACTCACCTACCATGGCCTGGAACTGGCCGCCAACGGCGACCGCATTCCAGAACACCTCGCCTTTTTGGCTAAATTTCCCGAGCAATGGAGCCAAGGCCGGGATCTCATCTATCGCAACGCTCCGCACATGCTCGTGGTCTCGGCCCTGGAGGATGGCCCCACACCCGAAGCGGACTGCTTCATTCTTCTGAGCCAGTTCGACCTGCTGGCACCCACGGCCGGATTGGGTACCCTGTGGTGCGGTTTTGCGCATATGGCCATGCGGGTGGTCCCGGAACTGCCCATGGCTCTGCAACTGCCGGACGGATACCGGCCCATGTACGTCATGCTTTTCGGCTATCCGGCCGTGCGTTATCACCGCACCGTGCAGCGCGAGTCCTTTCCTATCCGCCGCCTGCGCCTGACCGGACGCTGA
- a CDS encoding DUF3124 domain-containing protein, protein MSALRSMILCAALVFVAVRPVPAQELSVGQTVYVPAYAHIYHGAKARPFDLAVTLSIRNTDLKQSITLTSVDFYDTDGKLVKVHLIKPEKLPPLATREILVDERDSLGGSGANFIVRWHADQEVNAPIIESVMIGTQSQQGISFRCVGWPVLENH, encoded by the coding sequence ATGTCGGCCCTTCGTAGTATGATTTTGTGCGCGGCCCTTGTGTTCGTGGCGGTGCGTCCGGTTCCGGCCCAGGAGCTTTCCGTGGGGCAGACCGTGTATGTCCCCGCTTATGCTCATATCTACCACGGAGCCAAGGCCCGGCCCTTTGATCTTGCCGTGACGCTGAGCATCAGAAATACAGACTTGAAGCAGAGCATTACGCTCACCAGCGTGGATTTTTACGATACGGACGGAAAATTGGTAAAGGTCCATCTGATCAAGCCGGAGAAGCTCCCCCCCCTGGCCACGCGGGAAATTCTCGTGGATGAGCGGGATTCCCTGGGCGGTTCCGGCGCGAATTTCATCGTGCGCTGGCACGCGGATCAGGAGGTGAACGCTCCCATCATTGAGAGCGTGATGATCGGCACCCAATCCCAGCAGGGCATCTCCTTCCGGTGCGTGGGCTGGCCCGTGCTGGAAAATCACTGA
- a CDS encoding FadR/GntR family transcriptional regulator, with amino-acid sequence MTKKEIGLTNSAGDLATGPRYREITARIREMLANGTLCAGDKIPSERSLAERFRVSRNSVREAIRTLAEQGILETRRGDGTYVRESDGERLAAAFVAGLEAQRHRIGDIFQFRRMIEPPIAALAARNVNKEQLDRLKVLVCDQHQCVLADRDDTDFDVAFHRELARASGNRVVEEALNALHELLAETRSGFLRPLERRESALRGHMRILMALENGDGEAASQAMREHLQRAEAAALSRKSSSTDKG; translated from the coding sequence ATGACAAAAAAAGAAATTGGTCTGACCAATTCCGCGGGCGATCTCGCTACCGGGCCGCGCTACAGGGAAATAACCGCCCGCATCCGGGAGATGCTGGCCAATGGTACGTTGTGCGCTGGGGACAAGATCCCGTCGGAACGGAGTTTGGCCGAACGGTTTCGCGTTTCCCGCAACAGCGTGCGCGAGGCCATCCGGACCTTGGCGGAGCAGGGTATCCTTGAGACCCGGCGGGGGGACGGCACCTATGTGCGTGAGTCCGACGGCGAACGATTGGCTGCCGCGTTTGTGGCCGGGCTGGAGGCCCAGCGCCATCGTATTGGGGACATCTTTCAGTTTCGCCGCATGATCGAGCCGCCCATCGCGGCTTTGGCCGCACGGAATGTGAATAAGGAGCAGCTGGACCGGCTCAAGGTGCTGGTGTGCGATCAGCATCAATGTGTGCTGGCCGATAGGGACGACACGGATTTTGACGTGGCTTTTCATCGGGAGCTGGCCAGAGCCTCGGGCAACCGGGTGGTGGAGGAGGCCTTGAACGCGCTGCATGAGCTGCTGGCCGAAACCCGTTCCGGTTTTTTACGCCCCCTGGAGCGGCGGGAGAGCGCCCTGCGGGGACATATGCGAATTTTAATGGCTCTGGAAAACGGGGACGGTGAAGCCGCCTCCCAGGCCATGCGGGAACATTTGCAACGCGCAGAGGCCGCAGCCCTGAGCCGAAAATCATCTTCAACCGACAAAGGATGA
- a CDS encoding sulfite exporter TauE/SafE family protein yields MLEQLFTYAALGGVAGVLAGLFGIGGGLVIVPMLVLAFEWQGMDPNLIMKVALGTSLGTIIFTSISSSLAHHKRGAVLWKVVLAIAPGIMVGTFLGAYSAHWLPTNFLRVFFVVFLYYVAWQMLTGKKPPASRTLPGTAGMFGAGGIIGVISSWVGIGGGTLSVPFLHWCNTRIHAAIGTASAIGFFIAVSGTLGYILGGWGVEGVPGPAFGYVSIPVLLGIVCVSVFTAPLGAKLAHSLDTVKLKRIFACLLLIVSSRMLLKVLDIL; encoded by the coding sequence ATGCTGGAGCAGCTTTTCACCTACGCAGCCCTTGGGGGCGTGGCCGGCGTACTGGCCGGTCTTTTCGGCATCGGCGGCGGGCTGGTCATTGTACCCATGCTCGTGCTGGCGTTTGAATGGCAGGGCATGGACCCGAACCTGATCATGAAGGTGGCTCTGGGAACCTCCCTGGGGACCATCATTTTTACGTCCATATCCAGCAGCCTGGCCCACCACAAACGCGGCGCCGTGTTGTGGAAGGTGGTCCTGGCCATTGCGCCGGGCATCATGGTGGGAACGTTTTTGGGCGCTTATTCCGCCCATTGGCTGCCCACGAATTTTCTCCGCGTATTTTTCGTGGTGTTTTTGTATTATGTGGCCTGGCAGATGTTGACCGGGAAAAAGCCCCCGGCGTCCCGGACCCTGCCCGGCACCGCAGGCATGTTCGGCGCGGGCGGGATCATCGGCGTGATCTCCAGCTGGGTTGGCATCGGCGGGGGAACGCTTTCCGTCCCCTTTCTGCATTGGTGCAACACCCGCATCCATGCGGCCATTGGCACGGCTTCGGCCATCGGCTTTTTTATCGCGGTTTCCGGCACGCTCGGGTACATCCTGGGCGGCTGGGGCGTGGAAGGAGTGCCGGGACCGGCGTTTGGGTATGTTTCCATCCCGGTACTGCTGGGCATCGTCTGCGTGAGCGTGTTCACCGCACCCCTGGGCGCAAAGCTCGCCCACAGTCTGGACACGGTAAAGCTCAAGCGCATTTTTGCCTGCCTCTTGCTGATCGTCTCCAGTCGGATGTTGCTCAAGGTGTTGGACATTCTGTAA
- a CDS encoding DUF5684 domain-containing protein, whose translation MEFIIWIAITIIILAGYWKTYEKAGEPGWAILVPFYNIIVLLRIVGKPWWWLLLLLVPILNIIIGVVISIRLAKNFGYGVPFGLGLLFLSFIFVPILGFGSAQYRPVE comes from the coding sequence ATGGAATTCATCATCTGGATCGCCATCACCATTATCATTTTGGCGGGCTACTGGAAGACGTATGAAAAAGCAGGGGAACCCGGCTGGGCAATCTTGGTTCCCTTCTACAACATCATCGTGCTCCTGCGCATCGTGGGCAAGCCCTGGTGGTGGCTCCTGTTGCTGCTCGTACCGATTCTGAACATCATCATCGGTGTGGTCATCAGCATTCGCCTGGCCAAAAACTTCGGCTACGGCGTACCTTTCGGTCTGGGACTCCTGTTCCTGAGTTTCATCTTCGTGCCTATCCTCGGTTTCGGCAGCGCCCAGTACCGCCCTGTCGAATAG
- a CDS encoding Gfo/Idh/MocA family protein — protein MVRFALVGCGRIAQKYGTLFSNGRVRHSSLVAACEVKEERRLKFGETFRVPVFEDISSMMAAHGDAIDVVVILTESGKHAQVAFEVLEYGKHLVVEKPMALRLRDADEMVRRCDAAGVKLFVVKQNRFNLPVVKLKQALDAGRFGRITMGTVRVRWCRKQEYYDQDAWRGTWAMDGGVFANQASHHIDLLEWMLGEPVSVFAKSRTALVDVEVEDTGVAVITFAGGAIGIVEATNATRPTDLEGSISILGEKGTAEIGGFAVNEMKVWQFEEPEPDDETVLRECRTNPPDVYGFGHIEYLNNVVACLEKGSPSLVDGIEGRKSLELINAMYESIETGKEVRLKFRPVHCKLGHCREDWV, from the coding sequence ATGGTTCGATTCGCTCTTGTTGGTTGTGGCCGGATAGCCCAAAAATACGGCACGTTGTTTTCGAACGGTCGTGTCAGGCATTCCAGCCTGGTTGCGGCGTGCGAGGTCAAGGAAGAGCGGCGGCTCAAGTTCGGGGAAACATTTCGCGTCCCTGTTTTTGAGGATATTTCGTCCATGATGGCAGCCCATGGGGATGCCATCGACGTCGTGGTCATCCTCACGGAAAGCGGCAAGCACGCCCAGGTCGCGTTTGAGGTATTGGAATATGGAAAGCATCTTGTGGTGGAAAAGCCCATGGCCCTGCGTCTGCGGGACGCCGATGAGATGGTCCGGCGTTGCGATGCCGCCGGAGTGAAGCTGTTCGTGGTCAAGCAGAACAGGTTCAACCTGCCTGTGGTGAAGTTGAAGCAAGCCCTGGACGCCGGGCGTTTCGGCAGGATCACCATGGGAACGGTGCGGGTGCGGTGGTGCCGCAAGCAGGAATATTACGACCAGGATGCCTGGCGGGGAACCTGGGCCATGGACGGCGGGGTGTTTGCTAATCAGGCCAGCCACCACATTGACCTGCTGGAATGGATGCTTGGCGAACCCGTGTCGGTTTTTGCCAAGAGCCGGACGGCCCTGGTGGATGTTGAGGTGGAGGACACCGGTGTTGCGGTGATAACGTTTGCGGGCGGAGCCATCGGCATTGTTGAAGCCACCAACGCCACCCGTCCGACAGATTTGGAAGGCTCCATTTCCATTCTGGGGGAAAAGGGAACCGCCGAGATAGGCGGATTTGCCGTGAACGAAATGAAGGTCTGGCAATTCGAGGAGCCGGAACCCGACGACGAGACCGTGTTGCGCGAATGCCGTACAAATCCGCCGGATGTCTACGGCTTTGGACACATTGAGTATCTCAACAACGTTGTGGCCTGCCTTGAAAAGGGCAGCCCTTCCCTTGTCGACGGCATTGAGGGGAGAAAGTCGCTGGAATTGATCAACGCGATGTACGAATCCATTGAAACCGGAAAGGAAGTGCGGCTCAAGTTCCGGCCCGTTCACTGCAAGTTGGGACATTGTCGGGAAGATTGGGTGTAG
- a CDS encoding formyltransferase family protein, with translation MAFLGRKTVATQCFKHVLELRRKGIVDIVGALSTRHVLDEEESVVSLCEREGVPLLASLEDYLALPEVDVLFSVQYERILTSFELSKASELNVNLHMAPLPEYRGCNQFSWALLDGAEEFGTTLHVMNERIDNGDILFEKRFPIPAACWVEDLYALTVAASVQLFAEHAEQIVTGDYTRTKQSDISARTSSLHFRDEISEMKRVDLSWEADKIHAHVRATSMPGFPPPYYIADGQQQHIVASRYALRNGRLERGSQHPVQQDGR, from the coding sequence GTGGCTTTTTTGGGAAGAAAAACCGTTGCAACGCAGTGCTTTAAGCATGTTCTAGAACTGCGGCGCAAGGGGATTGTGGATATTGTGGGCGCTCTTTCCACGCGGCATGTGCTCGACGAGGAGGAAAGTGTGGTCTCCCTCTGTGAACGGGAAGGCGTTCCCCTTTTGGCCTCACTTGAGGACTATCTGGCGTTGCCCGAAGTGGATGTGTTGTTTTCCGTGCAGTATGAGCGGATATTGACCTCTTTTGAGCTGTCCAAGGCCTCGGAACTCAACGTGAATCTGCATATGGCCCCGTTGCCGGAGTATCGAGGCTGCAATCAGTTTTCCTGGGCGTTGCTGGACGGAGCCGAAGAATTCGGAACCACGCTTCATGTTATGAATGAACGCATCGACAATGGGGACATTCTGTTTGAAAAACGGTTTCCGATACCTGCGGCCTGCTGGGTGGAGGATCTTTATGCCCTGACCGTGGCGGCATCTGTCCAATTGTTTGCGGAGCATGCCGAACAGATTGTTACCGGCGACTACACCCGGACGAAACAATCGGATATTTCCGCAAGAACCTCCTCGCTGCATTTCCGTGACGAGATTTCGGAGATGAAGCGGGTGGATCTTTCCTGGGAAGCGGACAAGATCCACGCACATGTCAGGGCGACGAGCATGCCCGGGTTTCCACCTCCGTATTACATTGCCGACGGCCAGCAGCAACATATTGTTGCAAGCCGATACGCGCTGCGCAACGGGCGGTTGGAACGCGGATCGCAACACCCGGTACAGCAGGATGGCAGATGA